The nucleotide sequence AACACCACCCAGACCTTTTTTACATGAAAGTTACCAAACgaaaaaaaactccaaaaaaactgaaacttgccatccaaacagaaagttgccatgcttcacaactaaagttgccatcctcgGGTAACTAAACTTGTCATAAAAAACATCAGGGCGGAATTGCTTCATGCCACACATGTGGCACTTATCAGGGTCCTACTTTTGATATTTTGGCATCTGCTTTAATCATACCATACATCGTAACATTGGTAGTCGCTGTACTCATCTCATTATTATAGCCAAAAAAAGGAAAATGATCTCATACCGCTCTCCAACGTTTACACTTGTTTTATTTTTCCAGAAAGTGGAACCAGGAAACATAATCGTACGACAAAGAGGAACCCGCTTCCATCCTGGGAACTATGTTGGCATGGGGAAGGATCACACTATCTTCTCTCTGAAGGAAGGCCATGTGTGGTTCGAGCGGAATAAACTGACTGGCAGGAAATGGATTCATGTTGAACCTGTAGCTGGGCACACTCTCCACCCTGTTTACGCCAATGGTTCAGCCACTGCAGCTGACATGGAGCTACTGTAGTGTTGATGTGTGCGTGGGTTGCAGTGACAAGTTGCTGATAGCCTACTGGGCATGGCTCTGCTGTTTTGCTCCGACATGGATACCTTCCATAAATGAACTTGTTCTAGTGAAAATGTTTCTGGGCTAGGATGATTGCAGTAAGTAACTTCAGTGTGTTTCTGATGTCATTTTAAGTATCCATTCTGCATGAGACATTGAAGGTTCGCTTGTGTAATTTGTTTGCTCGTATAGTCGTATGCTGCTGCTTTTCTCCAAAATCAACAGCGTACCCTGCTGTTTGGTCTATTCTAAAGTTCGCATATATACTGACTTGTGATTCATTGTGGTTGCTGTTGCCGGCAAACCATATGAACAGCTCGCCACATCACCACATGGTGCCTGATGGCCATAGCAGGTGCTGCCCGCTGCTGAACTTCCAAGTGATTGTCTGTGTTGACTGCGTTCTGATTGTGTCCTCCCACATGGTGCCTGATGGCCATAGCAGGTGCTGCCCGCTGCTGAACTTCCAAGTGATTGTCTGTGTTGACTGCGTTCTGATTGTGTCCTTTTGGGAGGAACTGTATGGGTTGTTGTAGCTGAAACCTTGGTTGCTAGTATTTCTCTAGATCATCATGATATTTCTTTCTGCAGTAGCTTTCTGAGTCGCCGGTGTAATGTTTTCTGGTAGAATGCTAATGTCCAGTTTTATGTCTACTTCACCTGCTTTTCTGGTGTTTCTAACGCTCAGCAAGAGAATGTACGCGGAAATTTATC is from Triticum aestivum cultivar Chinese Spring chromosome 3A, IWGSC CS RefSeq v2.1, whole genome shotgun sequence and encodes:
- the LOC123060908 gene encoding 50S ribosomal protein L27; translated protein: MALSSVFRRVNIKELISNVPVYTSSTETSGGMSLVFRRWATKKTAGSTKNGRDSNPKYLGVKKFGGEKVEPGNIIVRQRGTRFHPGNYVGMGKDHTIFSLKEGHVWFERNKLTGRKWIHVEPVAGHTLHPVYANGSATAADMELL